Proteins encoded in a region of the Clostridium beijerinckii genome:
- a CDS encoding transporter substrate-binding domain-containing protein — protein MNKRSLLSILLASVMSIGLMTGCGASKSDTGSGEGNKKYVIACDAKFAPFSFEDNGKYKGIDVELLDAISKEENFEYELKPMDFNGIIPGLTANQLDGAIAAITITDERKQTLDFSDGYFVSGLSIVTNKDNTSINGVNDLNGKSASIKKGTAGAKFAEDNEAKYGLKLNYFEDSPSMFQAVENGNTDFLMEDYPVIAYKIKVDSGAKLKIVGDKLDAVNYGFAVKKGENQDLLKKFNEGLKKLKDNGKYDQIVGQYIGK, from the coding sequence ATGAACAAAAGATCATTATTAAGTATTTTATTAGCATCAGTAATGTCTATAGGGCTAATGACTGGATGCGGTGCATCAAAGAGTGATACAGGATCAGGTGAAGGAAATAAAAAATATGTGATTGCATGTGATGCAAAATTTGCACCATTCTCTTTCGAAGATAATGGAAAATATAAAGGAATAGATGTAGAACTTTTAGATGCAATCTCAAAAGAAGAAAATTTTGAATATGAATTAAAACCAATGGATTTTAACGGAATAATTCCAGGGCTTACAGCTAATCAATTGGATGGAGCAATAGCAGCTATTACTATAACTGATGAAAGAAAACAAACATTAGATTTTTCAGATGGATATTTTGTATCAGGATTATCAATAGTTACAAATAAGGATAACACTTCAATTAATGGAGTTAATGATTTAAATGGAAAAAGTGCTTCAATAAAAAAGGGAACAGCAGGAGCAAAGTTTGCTGAAGATAATGAAGCTAAGTACGGATTAAAGTTAAATTATTTTGAGGATTCTCCTTCAATGTTCCAAGCTGTTGAGAATGGAAATACTGATTTCTTGATGGAAGACTACCCAGTTATTGCATACAAGATTAAAGTAGACAGTGGAGCAAAATTAAAAATTGTTGGAGATAAATTAGATGCTGTAAATTATGGATTTGCAGTTAAAAAAGGTGAAAATCAAGATCTATTAAAGAAATTTAATGAAGGATTGAAGAAATTAAAAGATAATGGAAAGTATGACCAAATTGTTGGTCAATATATAGGAAAATAG
- a CDS encoding amino acid ABC transporter permease, giving the protein MEIFQLLKDSLPSLLSGLSVTIEVAVISLILAVIFGIILGIFSISTSKILKGISTIYIYIVRGTPLMVQALFLYFGVGQAFGIRFDPIVAGVITLTVNATAYMAEIFRGGIQAVDNGQMEAARSLGLNYSKAMRKVILPQAVKIMIPSILNQFIVTLKDTSILTVISIRELTSSGQIIIARNFKALQMYAIVACMYFIVITVLTLISSYIERKISYGNKR; this is encoded by the coding sequence ATGGAGATTTTTCAATTACTAAAAGATAGTCTACCTAGTTTATTAAGCGGGCTTTCAGTAACAATAGAAGTTGCAGTAATATCATTAATATTAGCAGTTATATTCGGGATAATTTTAGGAATATTTAGCATAAGTACTTCAAAAATTTTAAAAGGTATATCTACAATATATATCTACATTGTCCGTGGAACACCACTTATGGTTCAAGCTTTATTCTTATATTTTGGTGTTGGACAAGCGTTTGGTATAAGATTTGACCCTATAGTTGCAGGTGTAATAACTCTTACTGTAAATGCAACAGCTTATATGGCTGAAATATTTAGAGGAGGAATACAAGCTGTAGATAATGGTCAAATGGAAGCTGCAAGAAGTTTGGGACTTAATTACTCAAAGGCTATGAGAAAGGTTATTTTGCCTCAGGCTGTTAAGATTATGATTCCATCTATATTAAATCAATTTATTGTTACATTGAAGGATACATCAATATTAACAGTTATTAGTATAAGAGAACTTACATCATCAGGACAAATTATTATTGCAAGAAACTTTAAGGCACTTCAGATGTATGCAATTGTAGCTTGTATGTATTTTATAGTAATAACAGTATTGACTTTAATATCAAGTTATATAGAAAGGAAAATCAGCTATGGTAATAAGCGCTAA
- a CDS encoding amino acid ABC transporter ATP-binding protein — MVISAKNLKKRYGQLEVLKDISVNVTEGEVLCIIGPSGSGKSTFLRCLNGLEEIQAGSITILGQELVNNKDINKLREEIGMVFQSFNLFPHLTVLQNMLLAPLELKKMNKAEATEKALSLLDKVGLKDKKDVYPDTLSGGQKQRVAIARALEMNPKIMLFDEPTSALDPEMVGEVLKVMKDLAQEGMTMVVVTHEMNFARDVSDRVIFMDQGYIVEEGPPEEIFTAPTSDRCKEFLDKVINN, encoded by the coding sequence ATGGTAATAAGCGCTAAGAATCTTAAAAAACGTTATGGACAATTAGAAGTTCTTAAAGATATATCAGTAAATGTTACAGAAGGTGAAGTTCTTTGCATTATAGGCCCTTCAGGATCAGGAAAGAGTACTTTCTTAAGATGTCTTAATGGTTTAGAAGAAATTCAAGCAGGTAGTATTACAATACTAGGCCAAGAGCTTGTAAATAATAAGGACATAAATAAATTAAGAGAAGAAATCGGAATGGTGTTTCAATCTTTTAATTTATTCCCACACCTAACAGTTCTTCAAAATATGTTATTAGCACCTTTAGAATTGAAGAAGATGAACAAAGCTGAAGCAACTGAAAAAGCTCTTTCATTATTGGACAAAGTTGGATTAAAAGATAAAAAGGATGTTTATCCTGATACTTTATCTGGTGGACAAAAACAAAGGGTTGCAATTGCCAGAGCTCTTGAAATGAATCCTAAGATAATGTTATTTGATGAACCAACTTCCGCACTAGATCCTGAAATGGTTGGTGAAGTGCTTAAGGTTATGAAAGATTTAGCTCAAGAAGGAATGACAATGGTTGTAGTAACTCATGAAATGAATTTTGCTAGAGATGTATCTGATAGAGTTATATTTATGGATCAAGGATATATAGTTGAAGAAGGTCCTCCAGAAGAAATATTCACTGCACCTACTAGCGATAGATGTAAAGAGTTCTTAGATAAAGTAATTAACAATTAA
- a CDS encoding asparaginase encodes MIQINPKNSELKNIIILATGGTIAGTGEEGKTTNYTAGNIDIEVLVSSVRNLDKIANIYGEQIANVDSNDITMNHWLTLANRINELSKQDDVDGFVITHGTDTLEETAYFLDLTVKTDKPVVLTGAMRPSTATSADGPLNLYQSVALAASDLSRGHGAMVVFSDGIYSGRNVQKINTFKTNAFNSIEFGCLGYMRDNIPFFFNKSIKPHTIYSQFDVTGLTELPKVSIAYFHIDADPSIINYFAQNSEGIVIAGAGSGTFSSNWLEEIRNLETKGIPVVRSSRIGNGIILTDSTIDKYSNCIPSYTLSPPKSRILLTLALTKTKDYSEIKRIFAEY; translated from the coding sequence ATGATACAAATTAATCCGAAAAATTCTGAATTAAAAAATATAATAATTCTAGCTACTGGAGGAACTATAGCTGGTACGGGAGAAGAGGGGAAGACTACTAATTATACAGCAGGTAACATAGATATAGAAGTACTAGTTAGTAGTGTCAGAAACCTTGATAAAATAGCTAATATATATGGTGAGCAGATTGCTAATGTTGATAGTAATGATATAACTATGAATCATTGGTTAACTCTTGCTAATAGAATAAATGAACTTTCAAAGCAAGACGATGTGGATGGTTTTGTAATAACACATGGTACTGATACATTAGAAGAGACAGCATACTTTTTAGATTTAACAGTTAAAACAGATAAACCAGTCGTATTGACAGGAGCAATGAGACCGTCAACAGCAACAAGTGCAGATGGACCTTTAAATTTATATCAGTCAGTAGCATTAGCTGCTAGCGATTTATCAAGAGGGCATGGAGCGATGGTTGTTTTTTCAGATGGAATTTATAGTGGAAGAAATGTTCAAAAAATCAACACTTTTAAAACAAATGCTTTTAACTCAATTGAATTTGGATGTCTTGGTTACATGAGAGACAATATACCATTCTTTTTTAATAAGTCAATAAAACCACATACAATTTATTCACAATTCGATGTTACAGGCTTAACTGAGCTGCCTAAGGTTTCTATCGCATATTTCCATATTGACGCTGATCCTTCGATTATTAACTATTTTGCTCAAAACTCTGAAGGAATTGTAATAGCGGGTGCGGGAAGTGGTACTTTCAGCTCAAATTGGTTGGAAGAAATCAGGAACCTTGAAACAAAGGGGATTCCAGTTGTTAGATCTTCAAGAATAGGAAACGGAATAATATTAACAGATTCAACTATAGATAAATACTCAAATTGCATTCCTAGTTATACATTATCACCTCCAAAATCTAGGATATTGCTTACACTAGCTCTTACTAAGACTAAAGACTATTCTGAAATAAAGAGAATATTTGCAGAGTATTAA
- a CDS encoding metallophosphoesterase: protein MKEQCTESNDFFKRIYKTGKLIEFDEKSKIVFISDVHRGDGGYADSLRQNRNIYKAALGFYYENGYTLIELGDGDELWKNKDCLDIAYNYKDVFSMLNDFYDDNRLCLVYGNHDIVKANPEFIKRQERLFANAGNGFGREMINLYSNITFYEGVILRYMPSKEDIIAFHGHQVDFINCEMWKTSRFLVRHVWRFMEGVAGFKPPTSPASNYDKGTKIDHILGHLARKEKKVIICGHTHNDIFPEADEGIYFNDGCCVFPSAVTCIELTDGKISLIKWAIEVDSKDVLYINKTIIGGPENLEKYFYYAKQF, encoded by the coding sequence ATGAAAGAACAATGTACAGAAAGCAATGATTTTTTTAAGAGAATATATAAAACTGGTAAATTAATTGAATTTGATGAAAAATCTAAAATAGTATTTATAAGTGATGTTCATAGAGGTGACGGTGGATATGCTGATTCTTTAAGACAAAACAGAAACATTTATAAAGCTGCTCTTGGATTTTATTATGAAAATGGATATACTTTAATAGAATTAGGTGATGGAGATGAATTATGGAAAAATAAAGATTGTTTAGATATCGCCTATAATTATAAAGATGTTTTTTCAATGCTTAATGACTTTTATGATGATAATAGGTTGTGCTTGGTATACGGAAATCATGATATAGTAAAAGCTAACCCAGAATTCATAAAACGGCAAGAAAGACTTTTTGCAAATGCCGGAAATGGATTTGGACGTGAGATGATAAACTTATATTCTAATATAACTTTTTATGAAGGCGTCATACTTAGATATATGCCATCAAAAGAGGATATAATTGCATTTCATGGGCATCAAGTAGATTTTATTAATTGTGAGATGTGGAAAACTAGCAGGTTTCTAGTAAGGCATGTATGGAGATTTATGGAGGGGGTTGCAGGATTTAAACCGCCAACCAGTCCAGCAAGTAATTATGACAAAGGAACCAAAATAGATCATATACTTGGACATTTAGCTCGTAAGGAAAAAAAAGTTATAATTTGCGGGCATACTCACAATGATATATTCCCTGAGGCTGATGAGGGAATTTATTTCAATGATGGCTGCTGTGTGTTTCCATCAGCAGTAACTTGTATTGAATTGACAGATGGTAAAATATCATTAATTAAGTGGGCTATAGAAGTTGATAGTAAAGATGTTTTATACATTAATAAAACTATAATTGGAGGTCCTGAAAATTTAGAAAAATACTTTTATTATGCAAAGCAGTTTTAG
- a CDS encoding dipeptidase, with protein MKFIDLHCDTASRIFYEKLNLNHKKCKVNIENLKRGENLGQVFAFFIEKESIEDPYDEFIKLYNSFTQEISKNTGEIEIVRNTAELKNVEKSGKIGAFLSIEEGEVIKGDIQKLRTVYDMGIRIITITWNYQNSLGYPNAGYTYRNKGLTRKGVEVIEECEALGIIPDVSHLSDAGFYDLIRICKKPFIASHSNARAITEHPRNLDDNMIKLLAEKGGVMGINFCSDFLGNESVSSIEEMICHIKHIRNIGGIDVLALGSDFDGIHNEVEIENASEFNKLYLALKQNHFKESEIEKIFYKNVLRVFEENFK; from the coding sequence ATGAAGTTTATTGATTTACATTGTGATACTGCAAGTAGAATTTTTTATGAAAAGTTAAATCTTAATCATAAGAAGTGTAAAGTTAATATTGAAAATTTAAAAAGAGGCGAAAATTTAGGGCAGGTTTTTGCATTTTTCATAGAGAAAGAATCAATTGAAGATCCATATGATGAATTTATAAAATTATATAATAGCTTTACTCAAGAAATAAGTAAAAATACAGGAGAGATAGAAATTGTAAGAAATACAGCTGAGCTAAAAAATGTTGAAAAATCAGGTAAGATTGGGGCTTTTTTATCTATAGAAGAAGGAGAAGTCATTAAAGGAGATATACAAAAGCTAAGAACTGTATATGATATGGGAATTAGAATCATAACAATTACTTGGAATTACCAAAACTCATTAGGGTATCCTAACGCAGGTTATACTTATAGAAATAAAGGATTAACTAGAAAAGGAGTCGAAGTTATTGAAGAATGTGAAGCCTTAGGCATAATTCCTGATGTATCTCATTTATCAGATGCTGGATTTTATGATTTGATTAGAATTTGCAAAAAACCATTTATAGCTTCACATTCTAATGCACGTGCGATCACAGAGCATCCTAGAAATTTAGATGATAATATGATAAAATTATTAGCTGAAAAGGGTGGAGTAATGGGGATAAACTTTTGTTCTGATTTTTTAGGAAATGAAAGTGTATCTTCAATAGAAGAAATGATTTGTCATATAAAACATATTAGGAACATTGGAGGAATTGATGTACTTGCCCTTGGAAGCGATTTTGATGGAATACACAATGAGGTGGAAATAGAAAACGCTTCAGAATTTAATAAATTATATTTGGCACTTAAACAAAATCATTTTAAGGAATCAGAGATAGAAAAAATATTTTATAAAAATGTCCTAAGAGTTTTTGAAGAAAACTTTAAATAA
- the ymfI gene encoding elongation factor P 5-aminopentanone reductase: MNKLRGKVALITGASRGIGRAIAVELAKEGASVIINYSTDDEGAKETLEEIKSINGYGVIVKGDISAFDKCQMIVEEVLKVMGKIDILVNNAGISHIGLFMDSTEEEISRILNTNLLGAIYLTKHVLNNMISRKSGTVINISSMWGEVGASCEVLYSATKGGLNSFTKALAKEVAPSNVRVNCIAPGVIDTKMNSFLEGDEKKSLEEEIPLGRFGLPSEIGKIAVFLSSEDSSYITGQIIRADGGYI; encoded by the coding sequence ATGAATAAATTAAGGGGTAAAGTTGCACTAATCACAGGTGCATCAAGAGGCATAGGAAGAGCTATAGCAGTAGAGCTTGCAAAGGAAGGGGCAAGCGTTATAATAAATTACTCTACTGATGACGAAGGTGCAAAGGAAACTTTGGAAGAGATAAAGAGTATAAACGGCTATGGAGTTATAGTAAAAGGAGATATATCAGCTTTCGATAAATGCCAAATGATAGTTGAAGAAGTTTTAAAAGTAATGGGGAAGATTGATATTCTAGTAAACAATGCAGGCATAAGTCATATAGGTTTATTTATGGATTCAACAGAAGAAGAAATAAGCAGGATATTGAATACAAATCTTTTAGGAGCAATTTATTTAACAAAGCATGTCCTAAATAATATGATTTCTAGAAAAAGTGGAACTGTCATAAATATTTCTTCTATGTGGGGAGAAGTTGGAGCCTCTTGTGAAGTGTTGTATTCAGCTACCAAAGGCGGATTGAATTCATTTACAAAAGCACTTGCAAAAGAAGTAGCGCCGTCTAATGTAAGAGTAAATTGTATAGCTCCAGGAGTAATAGATACAAAAATGAACTCATTTTTAGAAGGAGATGAAAAAAAATCCCTAGAGGAAGAAATTCCTCTAGGAAGATTTGGGCTTCCAAGTGAGATTGGTAAAATTGCTGTATTTTTATCTAGTGAAGATTCATCGTATATAACAGGGCAAATAATAAGAGCAGATGGTGGATATATTTAA
- a CDS encoding HAMP domain-containing sensor histidine kinase, translating into MRRSLSKRLFSITLGLVLALMFITYFAQAFFFESFYSYKKTISLVKEVNKFHDLYSLHIDNDADLYKALQKFENDNNAKIIITSTNGDIKYFSNNIYSDKESFDTLTSFGKELINNSDLINDVITHSQTKYTTFTNESSGLSKIGVISPMSITTKNDSLIFCVASIQPIKEASEVMSEFFVYLFFGLIVISVILSSIYSNLISKPLVNLTNTANKISHMDFSARVYETDRDDEIGSLAKSLNFLSKNLQAALVDLQQKNKKLEDDIEKERQLEDMRKDFISNVSHELKTPIGIIEGYAEGIKDGIVSGEDANLYLETIIDESKKMTVLVTNMLELSKLESGIIKPNFESFNINRLITKILKKHKPDFEENKFNVNFNSSIPYSYVYADPFQMEQVLTNLITNAIKYTPPGNDINVNIEEGLDKFKISVQNMGVVIPEAEISKLFDKFYRIDKSRERTQKNSTGIGLSIVKNILRLHNSEFNLQNINNGVEFYFYLEKIVSPEGEEE; encoded by the coding sequence ATGAGGCGTAGTTTATCTAAAAGGCTATTTAGCATAACATTAGGCCTTGTTCTTGCATTAATGTTCATAACTTACTTTGCACAAGCCTTTTTCTTTGAAAGTTTTTATTCTTACAAAAAAACAATTTCATTAGTTAAAGAAGTTAATAAGTTTCATGATTTATATTCACTTCATATAGACAATGATGCTGACTTGTATAAGGCCTTGCAAAAATTTGAGAATGATAATAATGCTAAAATTATCATTACATCAACAAATGGAGATATAAAATATTTTTCTAACAACATTTATAGTGATAAGGAGAGTTTTGACACCCTAACTTCTTTTGGTAAAGAATTAATAAATAATAGCGATTTGATTAACGACGTTATTACTCATTCTCAAACCAAGTATACAACTTTTACTAATGAGAGCAGCGGCTTAAGTAAGATTGGTGTAATTAGTCCTATGTCTATAACCACAAAAAATGATAGTCTTATTTTTTGCGTTGCTTCCATTCAGCCAATAAAGGAAGCCTCTGAAGTTATGAGTGAATTTTTTGTATATTTGTTTTTTGGATTGATTGTTATATCAGTAATACTTTCTTCAATTTACTCTAACCTTATATCTAAACCTCTTGTAAACTTAACCAATACAGCAAACAAAATATCTCATATGGATTTCTCTGCAAGAGTTTATGAAACTGACAGAGATGATGAAATAGGAAGCCTTGCCAAATCGCTAAATTTTTTATCTAAAAATCTACAAGCTGCTTTAGTAGATTTACAGCAAAAAAACAAGAAATTAGAAGATGATATTGAAAAAGAAAGACAATTAGAAGATATGAGAAAAGATTTTATATCTAACGTTAGTCATGAACTAAAAACCCCAATAGGAATTATAGAAGGATATGCAGAAGGCATTAAAGATGGTATCGTATCTGGCGAAGACGCTAATTTATATTTAGAAACCATAATTGATGAGTCGAAAAAAATGACTGTATTAGTCACTAATATGCTAGAACTTTCGAAACTTGAATCCGGGATTATAAAACCAAATTTTGAATCTTTTAATATTAATAGATTAATTACTAAAATATTAAAGAAGCATAAGCCAGACTTTGAAGAAAATAAGTTTAATGTAAACTTTAATTCATCAATACCTTATAGCTATGTTTACGCAGATCCATTTCAAATGGAGCAGGTTTTAACTAATCTTATAACAAATGCAATTAAATATACTCCTCCTGGCAATGACATAAACGTAAATATTGAAGAAGGTCTAGACAAGTTTAAAATATCTGTTCAAAATATGGGAGTAGTTATTCCTGAAGCTGAAATAAGCAAACTTTTTGATAAATTCTATAGAATAGATAAATCCAGAGAAAGAACTCAAAAGAATAGTACTGGCATTGGCTTATCAATAGTTAAAAATATACTACGTCTTCATAACAGTGAGTTTAATTTACAAAACATCAATAATGGTGTAGAATTTTATTTTTACTTAGAGAAAATAGTATCACCTGAAGGTGAAGAAGAGTAA
- a CDS encoding response regulator transcription factor, with protein sequence MRKSILIVEDELRIRFLLRDYLIKEDFNVFEASNGEEGLFVFSTQKIDLVLLDIMMPVMDGLTMLEKLREVSTVPVVLLTAKGEEEDKLQGYDYGADDYITKPFSPKVLIAKVKALLKRTREDLDSSFQDFNGLTINKLSHEVKIDGKEIILSPKEYELLMYLVTNEGIALSRDNILDNVWGIDYYGDIRTVDTNVKRLREKLLDKSNYIITVRGSGYKFEVK encoded by the coding sequence ATGAGAAAGTCTATTTTAATTGTTGAAGATGAACTAAGAATTAGGTTTTTACTTAGAGATTATTTAATAAAAGAAGATTTTAATGTTTTTGAAGCCTCAAATGGCGAAGAAGGATTATTTGTATTTAGTACACAAAAAATTGATTTAGTACTTTTAGATATTATGATGCCTGTTATGGATGGATTAACTATGTTGGAAAAATTGAGAGAAGTCTCCACCGTTCCTGTAGTTTTACTCACTGCAAAAGGTGAAGAAGAGGATAAACTTCAAGGTTATGATTACGGAGCTGATGATTATATCACAAAACCATTTAGCCCTAAAGTTTTAATTGCTAAAGTTAAGGCTCTTCTAAAAAGGACTAGGGAGGATCTAGATTCTAGCTTTCAAGATTTTAACGGTTTAACTATAAACAAACTTTCACATGAAGTAAAAATTGATGGCAAAGAAATAATATTATCGCCAAAAGAGTACGAACTTTTGATGTACTTAGTTACTAATGAAGGAATTGCTTTAAGTAGAGATAATATATTGGATAATGTTTGGGGGATTGACTACTATGGAGATATACGTACAGTTGACACTAACGTTAAAAGACTTCGTGAAAAGCTGTTAGATAAATCTAATTATATAATTACAGTTCGTGGCAGCGGCTATAAATTTGAGGTTAAATAA
- a CDS encoding M16 family metallopeptidase, whose protein sequence is MIKLNFDVKRHTLENGLEVITIKKDTQIASINIGVKVGALYENMKEKGISHFIEHTLFKGTINRTGEELNDELEALGGEYNAYTDYDVTVYTISCLMEEFKKATELLADMIVNPTFDKNEIEKERGVILSEIRMSKDDIEDFSFKNVNKLAFNKSALKYEVTGLEENVSGFTRKKLISFYKRYYAPQNSLITMVSPLEHDEAINLVKNYFSQWEGQKPEPINIIIEKNKETTGISYKKDIEQSTIVYLYTFNDLEKSNELPLRILNHRLGESSNSLLFREIRENRGLAYDIYTHLEITNNIKTLYVYTAVSEENIDEAKAAIDETIKNVVEGKIQIGDRDLNIMKKVHKTAVISTLEDSSELCNYMLHQALEGEDIFEFVKDMDRLNMLDILKINEVGKKVLKEPTIHILKSN, encoded by the coding sequence ATGATAAAATTAAATTTTGATGTGAAGAGACATACACTTGAAAATGGCTTGGAAGTAATAACTATTAAGAAGGATACTCAAATTGCATCTATTAATATAGGAGTTAAGGTCGGTGCTCTATATGAGAATATGAAAGAAAAAGGTATAAGTCACTTTATTGAACATACTTTGTTTAAAGGAACCATCAATAGAACTGGTGAAGAGCTAAATGATGAATTAGAGGCTTTAGGCGGAGAATATAATGCTTATACAGATTATGATGTTACTGTTTATACGATCAGCTGCTTGATGGAAGAATTTAAGAAAGCAACAGAGCTTTTGGCTGATATGATTGTAAATCCAACATTTGATAAAAATGAAATAGAAAAAGAACGAGGTGTAATTTTATCAGAAATAAGGATGAGCAAAGATGATATAGAGGATTTCAGTTTTAAAAATGTAAATAAACTTGCATTTAATAAAAGTGCTCTAAAATATGAGGTTACTGGACTTGAAGAGAATGTTTCTGGATTCACCAGAAAGAAATTGATATCTTTTTATAAAAGGTATTATGCACCTCAAAATTCTCTTATAACTATGGTATCGCCCTTAGAGCATGATGAAGCTATAAACTTAGTGAAAAATTATTTCAGTCAATGGGAAGGACAAAAGCCTGAACCTATAAATATCATAATAGAAAAAAATAAAGAAACAACAGGAATAAGTTATAAGAAAGATATAGAGCAAAGCACTATAGTCTATTTATATACCTTCAATGATTTAGAAAAATCAAATGAACTTCCGCTAAGAATTCTGAATCACAGACTTGGGGAAAGTTCGAATTCACTTCTTTTTAGAGAAATTAGAGAGAATAGGGGATTAGCTTACGATATTTATACTCACTTAGAAATAACCAATAATATAAAAACCCTCTATGTATACACAGCAGTTAGTGAGGAAAACATTGATGAAGCTAAAGCGGCTATTGATGAAACAATAAAAAACGTAGTTGAAGGAAAGATTCAAATAGGAGATAGAGATTTAAATATAATGAAAAAAGTCCATAAGACGGCTGTAATATCAACTTTAGAGGATTCGTCTGAGTTATGTAATTACATGCTTCATCAAGCATTAGAGGGCGAGGATATATTTGAATTTGTTAAAGATATGGACAGATTAAATATGTTGGATATATTAAAGATTAATGAAGTTGGAAAAAAAGTTTTAAAAGAACCGACCATACACATATTAAAGTCTAACTAG
- the recX gene encoding recombination regulator RecX: MAKITKIEIQKRNKERVNLFLDGEYAFSISAELVYKESLKVNSEINPEKLRALAESENFMRCKESALRIIEKTYKTEKEVRDKLRLKEYDELSIDKAIEFLKEYNFINDGNYTKIFIRDKLRSMGSQKIKYTLLRKGICKEIIDEELLNLDKENEKDVAFDIAQKKYNLIKNKETDTYKISGKLYRYLISKGYNTEITSQVIKKVMAVDVDDF, translated from the coding sequence ATGGCAAAAATAACGAAAATAGAAATTCAAAAGAGAAACAAAGAAAGAGTTAACTTATTTTTAGATGGTGAGTATGCATTTTCTATTTCAGCAGAACTAGTTTATAAAGAAAGTCTTAAAGTAAATAGTGAAATAAATCCTGAGAAATTGAGGGCACTAGCAGAAAGTGAAAACTTTATGAGGTGTAAGGAATCTGCTTTGAGGATAATAGAAAAAACATATAAAACCGAAAAAGAGGTTAGAGATAAGCTAAGGCTTAAAGAGTATGACGAATTATCTATTGACAAAGCTATTGAATTTCTTAAAGAATATAATTTTATAAATGATGGCAATTATACAAAAATTTTTATAAGAGATAAATTACGATCAATGGGAAGTCAGAAAATAAAATATACATTGCTTCGCAAAGGAATTTGCAAAGAAATCATTGATGAGGAATTATTAAATCTAGATAAAGAAAATGAAAAAGATGTTGCATTTGATATAGCACAAAAAAAATATAATTTAATAAAGAATAAAGAGACCGATACTTATAAGATTTCAGGAAAATTATATAGGTATTTAATTTCAAAGGGATATAATACAGAGATTACTAGTCAAGTAATCAAAAAAGTTATGGCTGTAGACGTGGATGATTTTTAA